A genomic region of Trichothermofontia sichuanensis B231 contains the following coding sequences:
- the lpxB gene encoding lipid-A-disaccharide synthase produces the protein MPGSANLASPLRVFISTGEVSGDLQGALLVAALQRQATAQGQAIAIQAMGGERMAQAGATLLADTSAIGSVGILESLPFVLPTIRVQRRVLAALKECPPDVVVLIDYLGPNLGMGRAIRQRFPDVPIVYYIAPQEWVWSLGESNTNAIVKFTDRLLAVFPEEARYYARKGANVTWVGHPLLDRLSSFPSRAAARAELGVPDDQPLIALLPASRPQEVRYLLPVMFAAAQQVQAALAQRQGPASASCPPDFPQFWIPLSLERYRPAIEAAITQYGLRATVRSGQTEAILAAADLAITKSGTVNLELALLGVPQVVLYRVSPVTAWVARHLLRFSIPFMSPPNLVEMKPIVPELLQDQATPDAIAQVSLDLLLNPERRQRMQADYRRMRAALGEVGVCDRAAQAIWALATTGRDAPKTLSS, from the coding sequence ATGCCCGGTTCTGCTAACCTAGCCTCCCCCTTACGCGTTTTCATCAGTACGGGGGAGGTGTCGGGTGACCTCCAGGGTGCCCTGTTGGTGGCCGCGCTTCAACGTCAGGCGACGGCCCAAGGACAGGCGATCGCGATCCAGGCGATGGGAGGGGAACGGATGGCGCAGGCAGGGGCAACGCTGTTGGCCGATACCAGCGCGATCGGGTCCGTTGGAATTTTGGAATCCTTGCCCTTTGTCCTACCCACGATTCGCGTTCAACGGCGGGTTCTGGCAGCGCTCAAGGAATGCCCTCCCGATGTGGTGGTCTTGATTGACTACCTGGGGCCGAATTTGGGGATGGGGCGGGCGATCCGGCAACGCTTTCCGGACGTACCCATCGTCTACTACATTGCTCCCCAGGAGTGGGTCTGGTCCCTGGGGGAGAGCAACACCAACGCGATCGTCAAGTTCACCGATCGCCTCCTGGCCGTCTTTCCCGAAGAGGCCCGCTACTACGCACGCAAGGGCGCTAACGTCACTTGGGTGGGGCATCCCCTCCTCGATCGCCTGTCCAGTTTTCCTAGCCGTGCCGCCGCCCGGGCTGAACTGGGGGTTCCCGACGATCAGCCGCTGATCGCACTCCTGCCCGCCTCCCGCCCCCAGGAAGTGCGTTACCTATTACCCGTTATGTTTGCCGCTGCCCAACAGGTGCAAGCAGCCCTAGCACAGCGGCAAGGGCCTGCTTCGGCCTCCTGCCCGCCCGATTTCCCCCAATTCTGGATTCCCCTTTCCCTAGAACGCTACCGTCCCGCCATTGAAGCCGCAATCACCCAGTATGGTCTGCGGGCCACCGTGCGATCGGGCCAAACGGAAGCAATTCTGGCGGCGGCTGACCTAGCCATTACCAAATCGGGAACCGTAAACCTGGAATTAGCTCTGCTGGGGGTGCCCCAGGTCGTGTTGTATCGAGTCAGCCCTGTGACAGCGTGGGTGGCCCGTCATTTGTTACGCTTTTCGATTCCCTTTATGTCACCACCGAATCTGGTCGAGATGAAACCGATCGTGCCGGAACTACTCCAGGATCAGGCCACCCCCGACGCGATCGCCCAGGTGAGCTTAGATTTACTGCTAAACCCGGAACGGCGGCAACGGATGCAGGCCGACTATCGACGAATGCGAGCAGCCCTGGGGGAAGTGGGGGTATGCGATCGGGCAGCTCAGGCAATTTGGGCATTAGCCACGACCGGTCGAGATGCACCCAAGACGTTGTCAAGCTAG
- a CDS encoding GNAT family N-acetyltransferase: MLIRRETPSDIDTIAAVTIAAFRTLAISQHTEQFIINALRRAGALTLSLVAEMHEQVVGHVAFSPVTIADGSQHWYGLGPISVLPDYQKQGIGKALIQTRLAELKQLSAQGCCLVGDPNYYTRFGFQNYPDLVHEDVPASVFLALPFTEAVPKGIVTFHEGFGAND; encoded by the coding sequence ATGCTGATCCGACGGGAAACGCCTTCAGACATTGACACGATCGCGGCAGTAACGATCGCAGCCTTCCGGACCCTGGCGATCAGTCAACACACCGAGCAATTTATTATCAATGCCCTGCGTCGGGCGGGCGCACTCACCCTCTCGCTGGTTGCGGAAATGCACGAACAGGTTGTGGGTCATGTGGCCTTTTCACCCGTAACGATTGCGGACGGCTCCCAGCACTGGTATGGTCTTGGCCCAATTTCCGTGTTGCCAGATTATCAAAAACAAGGCATTGGGAAAGCCTTAATTCAGACGAGACTAGCGGAGTTAAAACAGTTGAGCGCCCAGGGGTGTTGTCTAGTCGGTGATCCGAATTACTACACCCGATTTGGGTTTCAAAATTATCCAGACCTAGTTCATGAAGATGTCCCAGCGTCCGTGTTCCTGGCGTTGCCATTTACCGAAGCCGTGCCCAAGGGAATTGTAACCTTCCATGAAGGGTTCGGGGCCAATGACTGA
- a CDS encoding Rpn family recombination-promoting nuclease/putative transposase, with the protein MSFDNLCKLLAEKYPDRIAAWILGEAPQPVSILKTELSTEPLRADAVVFLRTRNRILHLEFQTLLKSDPPLPLRMLDYWVRLYRRYRLPVTQVVVLLLPPPEDTVIETRFAFEGTVHPYRVLCLWEQDPRPLLADPALLPFAVLVNRPDPEQWLTQIAQRVHQLESEPERQQVSAYVQLLAGLKFDKRLIRQIFREGIMRESVIYQEIFQEGELRGRQEGRQEGRQEEAVALILRILIHRFGEVPASVQAWVRQLTVEQLEALVDRALTVPTLVDLVDSSCQHS; encoded by the coding sequence ATGTCCTTTGACAACCTCTGCAAACTCCTCGCGGAAAAATATCCCGATCGCATCGCGGCGTGGATTCTCGGCGAGGCCCCCCAACCCGTAAGCATCCTCAAAACCGAACTCAGTACTGAACCCCTCCGGGCTGACGCCGTGGTGTTCCTCCGCACCCGAAACCGGATTTTGCACCTAGAGTTCCAAACCCTGCTTAAGTCTGACCCACCCCTGCCCCTGCGGATGCTGGACTATTGGGTGCGCCTGTACCGCCGCTATCGGCTGCCCGTCACCCAGGTGGTGGTTTTGCTGTTGCCCCCGCCAGAAGATACGGTGATCGAAACTCGCTTTGCTTTTGAGGGAACCGTCCATCCCTATCGGGTGCTCTGTCTTTGGGAGCAAGACCCTCGCCCTCTACTGGCCGATCCGGCCCTATTACCGTTTGCGGTTCTGGTAAACCGCCCTGATCCAGAGCAGTGGCTAACCCAAATTGCCCAACGGGTGCATCAGCTAGAATCAGAGCCAGAACGGCAACAAGTCTCCGCTTACGTCCAGTTGTTAGCTGGCTTAAAATTCGACAAGAGGTTAATCCGTCAGATTTTCCGGGAGGGGATTATGCGAGAGTCTGTTATCTATCAGGAGATTTTCCAGGAGGGGGAACTCAGGGGTCGTCAGGAAGGTCGTCAGGAAGGTCGTCAGGAAGAGGCAGTGGCGTTGATTCTGCGGATATTGATCCACCGCTTCGGGGAAGTTCCGGCCTCGGTGCAAGCCTGGGTTCGACAGTTAACGGTCGAGCAATTGGAGGCGCTGGTCGATCGCGCTTTAACGGTTCCTACGCTCGTGGATCTAGTCGATTCCAGTTGTCAGCATTCTTAG
- a CDS encoding M20 metallopeptidase family protein, whose product MLLSATPIPVESATRIAPKVAAQIRPEIQALHPQLVTWRRQLHQNPELGFREEQTAALITHCLESWGIDYQTGIAKTGIVATIASTRPGPVLAIRADMDGLPIQELNEVPYRSQRAGVMHACGHDGHVAIALGTVYYLSQHRDDFVGTVKILFQPAEEGPGGAKPMIEAGVLENPRVNNIIGLHLWNNLPLGTVGVRAGAQMAGVETFHCTLKGKGGHGAIPHQTIDAIVVGAQIINALQTIVARNVNPLESAVVTIGEFHAGSAHNVIADSAYLSGTIRYFNPAFKGFFYQRIDSIIKGVCQCHGASYDLNYWEQYPPLVNNAQMVDLVRSVAEQVVETPAGVVPECQTMAAEDMAFFLQAVPGCYFFLGSANLEQGSAYPHHHPRFDFDESVLSMGVEMFVRCVEVYGHRFSP is encoded by the coding sequence ATGCTTTTATCTGCTACACCGATTCCCGTGGAGAGCGCCACGCGCATTGCGCCCAAGGTGGCGGCTCAAATCCGACCTGAAATCCAGGCCTTGCACCCGCAACTGGTCACTTGGCGTCGGCAACTGCACCAAAATCCAGAGCTGGGGTTTCGGGAAGAACAAACTGCGGCATTGATTACCCACTGCCTGGAATCCTGGGGGATTGACTACCAGACGGGCATTGCCAAAACTGGGATTGTTGCGACGATCGCGAGTACTCGACCCGGGCCGGTCCTGGCCATTCGGGCCGATATGGACGGTCTGCCGATCCAGGAACTGAATGAGGTTCCCTATCGCTCCCAACGGGCAGGGGTGATGCACGCCTGTGGCCATGATGGTCATGTGGCAATCGCTCTGGGAACCGTTTATTACCTGTCACAGCATCGGGATGATTTCGTCGGCACCGTTAAGATCCTGTTCCAACCCGCCGAGGAGGGGCCGGGTGGTGCCAAGCCGATGATTGAAGCTGGCGTCCTGGAAAATCCCAGGGTGAACAATATCATTGGGCTACATCTGTGGAATAATCTGCCCCTGGGAACCGTGGGGGTACGCGCTGGTGCCCAAATGGCCGGGGTTGAAACCTTCCACTGCACCCTGAAGGGCAAGGGGGGACATGGGGCCATTCCCCACCAGACGATCGATGCGATCGTCGTCGGTGCTCAGATCATCAACGCCCTGCAAACGATCGTGGCTCGCAATGTCAACCCACTGGAGTCTGCCGTAGTGACCATCGGCGAATTTCATGCCGGGAGTGCCCACAACGTGATTGCCGATTCAGCCTACCTCAGCGGCACCATTCGGTACTTTAACCCCGCCTTTAAGGGGTTTTTCTATCAACGGATCGACAGCATTATTAAGGGGGTCTGTCAATGTCACGGGGCCAGCTATGACCTGAATTACTGGGAGCAGTATCCGCCGCTGGTTAATAATGCGCAAATGGTGGATCTGGTGCGATCGGTGGCTGAACAGGTAGTGGAAACCCCCGCTGGGGTGGTACCGGAGTGTCAAACCATGGCGGCGGAGGATATGGCCTTTTTCCTGCAAGCCGTCCCCGGTTGCTACTTTTTCTTGGGATCAGCCAATTTGGAGCAGGGGTCGGCCTATCCTCACCATCATCCCCGTTTTGACTTTGATGAAAGTGTGTTGAGCATGGGTGTGGAGATGTTTGTTCGCTGTGTGGAAGTCTACGGTCATCGGTTTAGCCCCTAG
- a CDS encoding dihydroorotase has protein sequence MSPTNLLIRQAQILLPNGEFLQGDVQLQEGRIAQVAATIAPAEGERVIDAEGLTLLPGVIDPQVHFREPGLEHKEDLFTASCACAKGGVTSFLEMPNTRPLTTTQAALDDKLHRASQKCLVNYGFFIGATRENLPDLRTAQPTPGIKIFMGSMHGPLLIDQEADLAPIFATGDRLIAVHAENQGRIEQRRQQFAGITDPAIHSQIQDNQAALEATQLALKLSRKYRRRLHILHLSTAEEADLLRQEKPTWVTAEVTPQHLLLNTSAYATIGTLAQMNPPLRSPHDNEVLWQALLDGVIDFIATDHAPHTLEEKAQPYPNSPSGMPGVETSLPLLLTQAKQGRCTVAQVANWMSTAVARAYGIPNKGLITPGYDADLVLVDLVTKRPVLRSQLLTKCGWSPFEGWQLTGWPVVTIVGGQVVYERGQLNLDVRGKPLSFVQTP, from the coding sequence ATGTCCCCAACTAACCTTCTCATCCGTCAGGCCCAGATCTTGCTTCCCAATGGTGAATTCCTCCAGGGAGACGTGCAGCTCCAGGAGGGCCGCATTGCTCAGGTAGCGGCTACGATCGCGCCAGCCGAGGGCGAACGCGTGATCGATGCCGAGGGACTCACCCTTCTACCCGGTGTAATTGATCCCCAGGTGCATTTCCGCGAACCGGGATTGGAACATAAGGAAGATCTCTTTACCGCCAGTTGTGCCTGTGCCAAGGGCGGCGTTACCTCGTTCCTGGAGATGCCCAATACCCGTCCCCTGACGACGACCCAGGCGGCTCTGGATGATAAGCTACACCGAGCATCCCAGAAGTGTTTGGTTAACTATGGCTTCTTTATCGGTGCGACCCGTGAGAACTTGCCCGATCTGCGCACGGCGCAACCCACACCGGGTATCAAGATTTTTATGGGTTCGATGCACGGTCCCCTACTCATCGACCAGGAAGCGGATCTAGCTCCCATTTTTGCAACGGGCGATCGCTTAATTGCAGTCCATGCGGAAAACCAGGGCCGGATTGAGCAACGCCGCCAGCAGTTTGCTGGGATTACCGATCCGGCCATCCATTCCCAGATTCAAGATAATCAAGCTGCCCTGGAGGCGACCCAACTGGCCCTCAAGCTCTCTCGCAAATATCGACGACGCTTGCATATTCTGCACCTATCTACAGCCGAGGAGGCAGACCTGTTACGACAGGAGAAACCCACCTGGGTCACGGCGGAGGTCACCCCTCAGCACTTGTTGCTCAACACCAGCGCCTATGCCACGATCGGAACCCTAGCGCAGATGAACCCGCCCCTGCGATCGCCCCACGATAACGAGGTTCTTTGGCAGGCGCTGTTGGACGGTGTGATTGATTTTATTGCCACGGACCATGCCCCCCATACCCTGGAAGAAAAAGCCCAACCCTATCCCAACAGCCCATCGGGGATGCCGGGGGTAGAAACCTCATTGCCTTTGCTGTTGACCCAGGCGAAGCAGGGGCGCTGCACCGTGGCCCAAGTGGCGAACTGGATGTCTACGGCAGTCGCACGGGCCTATGGGATTCCGAACAAGGGGCTGATTACACCGGGTTATGATGCTGATCTGGTGCTGGTGGATTTGGTAACAAAACGGCCCGTGTTGCGATCGCAGTTGCTGACTAAATGTGGCTGGAGTCCGTTTGAAGGTTGGC
- the crcB gene encoding fluoride efflux transporter CrcB, with the protein MMRPVMAIALGAVAGALSRYYVGLTLTPMTTTSIPYGTLLANVTGCLLMGFLVTLSLGKMVNLHPDLRLLLLTGFLGSYTTFSSYELELAKLLIKRQITADLLYWGGSTFFGFLSLQMGSQLAERLLSHWEASLEPDPPSLSSETSPQPINTRDR; encoded by the coding sequence ATGATGCGTCCAGTGATGGCGATCGCCCTAGGAGCAGTGGCCGGCGCCTTAAGTCGATATTATGTGGGGCTAACTCTCACACCTATGACGACGACGAGCATTCCCTATGGGACCCTGCTTGCGAATGTGACGGGTTGCCTTCTGATGGGCTTTTTAGTCACCCTTTCGCTGGGGAAGATGGTTAACCTACATCCTGACTTGCGATTACTATTACTGACGGGTTTTTTAGGGTCTTATACGACCTTCTCCAGTTATGAGCTAGAACTGGCCAAACTATTAATCAAGCGGCAAATTACGGCTGATCTACTCTACTGGGGTGGCAGTACCTTTTTTGGCTTTCTCAGCTTGCAAATGGGTAGCCAACTCGCTGAAAGGTTATTGAGTCATTGGGAAGCTTCTCTAGAACCCGATCCCCCCTCTTTGTCATCGGAGACATCCCCCCAGCCCATAAACACTCGCGATCGATAA
- a CDS encoding shikimate kinase, with translation MTDAELEQRLKGINLYLIGMMGAGKSTVGHLLAQRLQYRFFDTDILIERVKQQPITEIFQQEGEASFRALETQVLAELSVYTRSVIATGGGIVLARHNWSYLQQGVVIWLDVPVSELAQRLQADTTRPLLANGTDPIARLRTLLEQRSHLYAQADLRVAVAPAATPDAIVAQLLADIPRVLKPASASKRSPALEE, from the coding sequence GTGACGGACGCTGAACTCGAACAACGCCTCAAGGGCATTAATTTATACTTGATTGGGATGATGGGAGCCGGGAAAAGTACAGTTGGTCACCTCTTGGCTCAGCGTTTGCAATATCGTTTCTTTGACACGGATATTTTGATCGAGCGGGTCAAACAACAACCGATCACGGAAATTTTCCAGCAAGAAGGGGAGGCTAGTTTCCGGGCGCTAGAGACGCAGGTACTGGCTGAGTTAAGCGTCTACACGCGATCGGTGATTGCGACGGGGGGCGGCATTGTCCTGGCTCGGCACAACTGGAGCTATCTGCAACAGGGAGTGGTGATCTGGCTGGATGTGCCTGTGTCGGAGTTGGCCCAACGCTTGCAAGCGGATACAACCCGCCCCCTACTGGCCAATGGTACTGACCCAATTGCCCGGTTGCGAACCCTGTTGGAGCAACGATCGCACCTCTACGCCCAAGCCGATCTCCGCGTTGCCGTCGCCCCCGCTGCGACTCCGGACGCGATCGTGGCCCAACTTTTGGCCGATATTCCCCGTGTCTTGAAACCAGCTAGTGCTAGCAAGCGTAGTCCTGCGCTGGAAGAGTGA
- the crcB gene encoding fluoride efflux transporter CrcB, whose amino-acid sequence MDTGLWIPLAIAIGAIPGALSRYYLTLFFTQLLGSSFPYGTLIINLSGSLLMGFFAVWLSHLGEPAHLDYLILVGFLGSYTTFSTYQLDTANLFKTGNYRKALIYWLGSPLLGLVCVEIGIVLALQL is encoded by the coding sequence ATGGATACAGGCCTTTGGATACCCCTAGCGATCGCGATCGGTGCCATTCCTGGTGCCCTCAGTCGCTACTATCTCACCTTGTTTTTTACCCAACTGTTGGGCAGTAGTTTTCCCTACGGGACATTAATTATTAACCTATCTGGTTCATTATTGATGGGATTTTTTGCTGTCTGGTTATCTCACCTCGGTGAGCCAGCTCACCTAGATTATTTGATTCTGGTCGGATTCTTAGGGTCCTATACCACATTTTCTACCTATCAGTTAGATACGGCCAATCTCTTCAAAACGGGTAATTACCGCAAAGCCCTGATTTACTGGTTAGGGAGTCCCCTGTTAGGGCTGGTTTGTGTTGAAATTGGAATTGTCTTAGCTTTGCAATTGTAA
- a CDS encoding pentapeptide repeat-containing protein, with product MDSKATQALYPLHPTAAWGPRNRGEGHPLLYICLKNLHSAGADFSHADLMGANLRGIDLSHANLRRANLMGADLSNANLQHAHLDGADLRSSNLQNAVLTGASLREADLFNANLGAACLQQADLQGAYLFKADLQSTNLEGADLRWANLRYADLTGACLDRANLAEADVRDAIVTDTQLAVAKIGNCHLHSTRRLHSQH from the coding sequence ATGGACAGCAAAGCGACCCAAGCGCTCTACCCTTTGCACCCAACAGCGGCTTGGGGACCTCGCAACCGGGGTGAGGGCCATCCATTGCTGTATATATGCCTTAAAAATCTGCATAGTGCTGGTGCCGACTTCAGCCATGCTGACCTGATGGGAGCCAATCTCCGAGGAATAGATCTAAGCCATGCCAATCTGAGAAGGGCCAACTTGATGGGGGCGGATTTAAGCAATGCCAATCTTCAACATGCCCATCTGGATGGAGCAGACTTGAGAAGCAGTAACCTTCAGAATGCCGTCTTAACGGGCGCTAGCCTCAGAGAGGCTGATCTCTTTAATGCCAACTTGGGAGCCGCCTGTTTGCAGCAAGCGGATTTGCAAGGGGCCTATTTATTCAAAGCCGATTTACAGAGTACTAACCTCGAAGGTGCAGATCTGCGTTGGGCAAACCTGCGCTATGCGGATCTAACCGGAGCCTGTCTCGATCGGGCAAACTTGGCCGAGGCCGATGTCCGGGATGCGATTGTCACCGATACCCAGTTAGCAGTCGCCAAGATCGGCAACTGTCATCTCCACTCAACCCGCCGACTGCATTCCCAACATTAA
- a CDS encoding cation:proton antiporter yields MGFFVGQIARRLKIPALVGMVLVGILLGPQGGHVLSPEILDAADSLRTIAVMVILMKAGLGLDREKLAQQGSVALRLGFLPASGEAIAVALAAMWLLQFDWATGLLLGCILGAESPAVIVPGMLRLKRLGWGVKKGIPDAILTGSALSDVLLLLVFSLLLAFLSQGTTGITLPGGMHLSAWQLLPLQILLQVTLGVLLGWLLAQLLVSLLAQQNWTQTAVQDGMVAAAFALLLVILAEAVPIFSGYLAVMATGFFLIELDAPLARRLRGGFDSLWTIAEIFLFVLLGASIQLQVLGNTLGVGLLILAIGTLIGRSLGWYLSTLGSNWTRQERLFLLPGNSAKATVQAAIGAVPLAHGMAGGEAILAIAALSILVTAPLGAWAIPTFAPKLLERGEVDPTKVAIPRRIVLLAAVDTSPLATQVLRKAAELARRSDAEVIVLHVVRVDDPVGVAKLRDRARQLLADIRYQFVTVDEPVPEGILHAAQTYGAAEIIIGKRGHRPLEDVLVGLPGGPGNQSVTRPAGGRGRCVGPDGLAK; encoded by the coding sequence ATGGGATTTTTTGTCGGGCAGATTGCCCGTCGGCTTAAAATTCCGGCTTTGGTCGGCATGGTGCTGGTGGGCATTCTCCTCGGTCCCCAGGGGGGCCATGTGCTTAGCCCGGAGATCCTAGACGCAGCAGATTCCTTGCGCACGATTGCGGTAATGGTGATTTTGATGAAGGCAGGGCTGGGGCTAGATCGGGAAAAACTGGCCCAACAGGGAAGCGTTGCCCTACGGTTAGGCTTTCTACCGGCCAGCGGTGAGGCGATCGCCGTGGCGCTGGCGGCCATGTGGCTTTTGCAGTTTGACTGGGCGACAGGGTTACTCCTAGGCTGCATCCTGGGAGCCGAGTCACCCGCTGTGATTGTACCGGGGATGCTGCGGCTGAAACGGTTGGGGTGGGGGGTAAAAAAGGGCATTCCCGATGCGATTCTGACAGGTAGTGCCCTCTCGGATGTCCTGCTGTTGCTAGTGTTCAGCCTCTTGCTAGCGTTTCTCTCCCAGGGGACGACGGGCATCACCTTGCCGGGGGGGATGCACCTGAGTGCATGGCAGTTGCTCCCTTTGCAAATCCTGTTGCAAGTAACCTTGGGGGTACTCTTGGGCTGGTTGCTGGCCCAGCTATTGGTGTCCCTCCTGGCTCAGCAAAACTGGACCCAAACGGCGGTGCAAGATGGTATGGTGGCGGCGGCTTTTGCCCTGTTGTTAGTGATTCTGGCTGAGGCAGTGCCGATTTTCTCCGGTTATCTGGCGGTGATGGCAACGGGATTTTTCCTGATTGAATTGGATGCCCCCTTAGCGCGTCGTCTGCGCGGGGGATTTGACAGCCTGTGGACAATCGCGGAGATTTTTCTCTTTGTCCTGCTGGGGGCTAGTATTCAACTCCAAGTGCTGGGGAATACGCTGGGCGTGGGGTTGCTAATCCTGGCGATCGGGACGCTGATCGGACGATCGCTGGGGTGGTATCTATCCACGCTGGGCAGTAATTGGACCCGGCAAGAGCGGTTATTTTTGCTGCCAGGCAATTCAGCCAAGGCGACGGTGCAGGCTGCGATCGGAGCGGTACCCTTGGCCCACGGCATGGCAGGGGGGGAAGCGATCCTGGCGATCGCGGCGCTGTCAATCCTGGTAACGGCTCCTTTGGGAGCCTGGGCGATTCCGACCTTTGCCCCGAAGTTACTAGAACGGGGTGAAGTTGACCCGACCAAGGTAGCCATTCCCCGTCGCATCGTTCTGCTGGCGGCGGTGGATACCTCACCGCTGGCCACCCAGGTGTTGCGGAAGGCGGCAGAACTCGCCCGTCGCAGTGATGCGGAGGTAATTGTGCTGCATGTGGTGCGGGTGGATGATCCCGTGGGTGTGGCAAAGTTGCGCGATCGGGCACGCCAGCTTCTGGCGGATATCCGTTACCAATTTGTGACCGTGGATGAACCTGTCCCGGAGGGGATTCTACACGCGGCCCAAACCTATGGCGCTGCGGAAATCATTATCGGGAAGCGGGGCCATCGCCCGTTAGAAGATGTATTAGTGGGTCTCCCAGGCGGTCCTGGAAATCAGTCCGTTACCCGTCCTGCTGGTGGAAGGGGACGATGTGTTGGCCCGGATGGCTTAGCTAAGTGA
- the ribD gene encoding bifunctional diaminohydroxyphosphoribosylaminopyrimidine deaminase/5-amino-6-(5-phosphoribosylamino)uracil reductase RibD, giving the protein MITPFDTALMHRCLQLAQQAAGQTAPNPMVGAVVVQAGQIVGEGFHPAAGQPHAEVFALRAAGNHAQGATLYVNLEPCSHYGRTPPCADAVIAAGIQRVVIGMVDPNPLVAGRGIAKLRAAGLTVIVGVETAACLRLNEAFVHRIRYQRPFGIFKYAMTLDGKIAASNGHSQWVTGPDARAWVYQLRSRCDAIIVGGNTVRRDNPHLTPHGHSSHTPRRVVLSRNLDLPTTAHLWQTDIAPTLVYTQPTAPAERQATLRSQGVEVILLDPVTPDAVMADLYDRGCLSVLWECGGQLAAQAIAQGVIQKVYAFVAPKFIGGGTAPTPIGELGYTQMTQALALQDIQVRSIGPDILIEGYLPPHNDRSG; this is encoded by the coding sequence ATGATCACCCCCTTTGATACTGCCCTGATGCACCGTTGCCTACAACTGGCCCAACAGGCTGCCGGTCAGACAGCCCCCAATCCGATGGTCGGCGCGGTTGTGGTCCAGGCGGGGCAGATCGTGGGAGAGGGGTTTCACCCCGCTGCGGGGCAACCCCATGCGGAAGTCTTTGCCCTTCGGGCGGCGGGTAATCACGCCCAGGGGGCGACGCTCTACGTGAACCTCGAACCCTGTAGTCACTATGGACGCACTCCCCCCTGTGCGGATGCGGTGATTGCCGCGGGGATTCAACGGGTGGTTATTGGGATGGTAGATCCCAATCCACTGGTCGCTGGCAGGGGAATTGCCAAATTGCGGGCCGCAGGGTTAACCGTGATCGTGGGCGTGGAGACGGCAGCCTGTCTGCGGTTGAATGAAGCCTTTGTGCATCGGATACGTTACCAGCGGCCATTTGGGATTTTTAAGTATGCGATGACCCTGGATGGCAAGATAGCAGCGAGTAATGGCCATAGCCAGTGGGTAACGGGTCCGGATGCGCGAGCTTGGGTCTATCAGCTGCGATCGCGCTGCGATGCCATCATTGTCGGCGGCAATACGGTCCGTCGGGACAATCCTCACCTGACCCCCCACGGCCACAGTTCCCATACCCCTAGACGAGTGGTCTTGAGTCGAAACCTGGACCTACCTACCACAGCCCATCTCTGGCAAACGGACATCGCCCCCACCCTGGTCTATACCCAACCCACGGCTCCAGCCGAGCGCCAAGCCACCTTACGATCGCAGGGGGTTGAGGTTATCCTCCTGGATCCCGTCACACCGGATGCAGTGATGGCGGATCTTTACGATCGCGGGTGCCTGTCGGTGTTGTGGGAATGTGGGGGGCAACTCGCAGCCCAGGCGATCGCCCAGGGAGTCATCCAAAAGGTCTATGCTTTCGTTGCCCCCAAGTTCATAGGAGGGGGGACCGCTCCAACTCCAATCGGTGAATTAGGGTACACGCAGATGACCCAAGCCCTCGCCTTACAGGATATTCAGGTGCGCTCGATCGGACCCGATATCTTGATCGAAGGGTATTTACCCCCCCACAACGATCGCTCTGGCTGA